From a single Apium graveolens cultivar Ventura chromosome 2, ASM990537v1, whole genome shotgun sequence genomic region:
- the LOC141705875 gene encoding CENP-B homolog protein 2-like, with translation MIEWYTTDTYNINFVLQYTPMSSHHLKGVKKSAITDKIRSAICEYKKENPGVSQKDLQAWVHQKYDLDISQSTISNTLKRASEYLSDERKQSDVKKHKSAKYPELEKVLFEWFLQRQDKVNMSGEIIQEKGKELMKKMYGESNSDFSFSSGWLERFKARYGIKSYRRFGESGSVMMENIENALPGIRSKLDQFQLKDIYNMDETGLFYRLEADHSLATKQLEGRKKDKERITVVVCCNGDGSDKVPLWIIGKYANPRCFKNMNINNLNCVYHFNKKAWMTGLLFQEFVTWFDSKMNGRKVLLIVDNCPAHPKIVEGLRNTELFFLPPNTTSKIQPCDAGIIRAFKVHYRRRLYSSMLQSLEVNATNPEKVNILNAISFANMAWNIDVKTTTIANCFRHCKIRSEENDEQELGEINEGVEGLNEVISNLRYRNVMDVEHLLNYPNENDAVMESPTDEEIIESVMSTDEGTDPEPDDSNVIPSVSSKKAFQALTTLNNYLLQHEQNIPGVIFALHKVKDEINFGFGGKKKQATIDSYFNKN, from the coding sequence ATGATAGAATGGTACACTACAGACACATACAATATCAACTTTGTTTTACAGTATACACCAATGTCTTCGCATCATCTAAAAGGAGTGAAAAAATCAGCAATCACAGATAAGATAAGGAGTGCTATTTGTGAATATAAAAAGGAGAATCCAGGTGTAAGCCAGAAAGATTTACAAGCATGGGTACATCAAAAATATGACTTAGATATCAGTCAATCAACTATATCAAACACACTCAAGAGAGCCTCGGAATACTTGTCCGACGAGAGGAAACAAAGTGATGTCAAAAAACACAAATCAGCAAAATATCCAGAGTTAGAGAAAGTTTTGTTTGAGTGGTTTCTTCAAAGGCAAGATAAAGTTAATATGTCTGGAGAAATCATTCAAGAAAAAGGAAAGGAGCTAATGAAGAAAATGTATGGGGAAAGTAATTCCGATTTTAGCTTTTCCAGTGGATGGTTAGAACGTTTCAAGGCAAGATATGGAATCAAATCTTATCGGCGTTTTGGTGAAAGTGGTTCAGTGATGATGGAGAACATTGAAAATGCATTGCCAGGCATCCGATCAAAATTGGATCAATTTCAGTTGAAAGATATTTATAACATGGATGAAACGGGATTATTCTATCGACTTGAAGCTGACCATTCACTAGCTACCAAACAGCTAGAGGGCCGCAAAAAAGATAAAGAGAGAATCACTGTAGTTGTGTGTTGCAACGGTGATGGGTCTGACAAAGTTCCACTTTGGATCATTGGTAAGTACGCCAATCCTAGGTGCTTTAAAAATATGAATATAAACAATCTTAATTGTGTGTATCATTTTAACAAGAAGGCTTGGATGACTGGCTTGCTTTTTCAAGAATTTGTTACTTGGTTTGATAGTAAAATGAATGGCAGGAAGGTACTTTTGATTGTTGACAATTGTCCTGCTCATCCAAAAATAGTTGAAGGCTTGAGAAATACAGAGTTGTTCTTTCTACCTCCTAACACAACATCTAAGATTCAACCATGCGATGCTGGAATTATTCGAGCATTTAAAGTTCACTATCGGCGTCGTCTATATTCTAGCATGTTGCAAAGTCTTGAAGTTAATGCAACAAATCCTGAAAAAGTTAATATCTTGAATGCTATTAGTTTTGCTAACATGGCTTGGAATATTGATGTGAAAACAACCACAATTGCAAATTGTTTTCGGCATTGCAAGATTCGTTcagaagaaaatgatgaacaaGAACTTGGAGAAATAAATGAAGGTGTCGAAGGATTAAATGAAGTTATCTCTAATTTACGATATAGGAATGTGATGGATGTCGAGCATCTCTTAAACTATCCAAACGAGAATGATGCGGTTATGGAATCACCTACGGATGAAGAAATCATTGAGTCGGTAATGAGCACTGATGAAGGGACTGATCCTGAACCCGACGATAGCAATGTCATCCCAAGCGTGTCATCAAAGAAAGCATTTCAAGCACTCACCACTTTGAACAATTACTTGTTACAACACGAGCAAAACATACCAGGAGTTATTTTTGCTTTACATAAAGTCAAGGACGAGATTAATTTTGGCTTTGGTGGAAAGAAGAAACAAGCTACAATAGattcatattttaataagaattaa
- the LOC141707178 gene encoding uncharacterized protein LOC141707178 → MHSIRGSWVGQTFALARCQDSGEKKARIRRSKEERKELVVSFIKKYQFSNKGDFPSLSVTQREVGGSFYTIREIVREIIQENRVLGPAKSTTDEQNADNFFDQHPLGSVAMEPDTHTIASSEPHGVTTSSLAYPLQNTMESQALDVSQDCHELENQKLNNGIVVNGSSYQSEQTQGFGGELENEPQVVGGLVGEDNLEKELVISVAKKTQVAADVVIETFPIKPVTDKLSLDGDSGEPQAIAGTVKENESGNFETVKNVVILNTEDIEEKSSKIVDEETNSIAEDEEADPSPKSLNHYATEISSVLRVDDDRTDLENNEILPAEMNHASAPNIIENIEASINGGLQGQSISEELRATGKKSGIQNGSSSKKSSDPTLDRINLVSWETTTERSGGPQNNSLLSFVKACITAFVKFWSE, encoded by the exons ATGCACTCGATTAGGGGAAGCTGGGTTGGGCAAACATTTGCTCTAGCCAGGTGCCAAGATTCTGGAGAGAAGAAGGCACGGATTAGGCGTTCGAAAGAGGAGAGGAAGGAATTAGTGGTGTCCTTTATTAAAAA ATATCAATTCTCAAATAAAGGGGATTTCCCTTCGCTCAGTGTCACACAGAGGGAAGTTGGCGGGTCTTTCTATACAATTCGGGAAATTGTCCGGGAGATAATTCAAGAAAATAGGGTGTTGGGCCCAGCCAAGTCGACTACAGATGAGCAAAATGCTGATAATTTTTTTGATCAACATCCGCTGGGATCAGTTGCAATGGAACCTGACACTCATACAATAGCATCAAGTGAACCTCATGGAGTAACTACTTCTAGTTTGGCTTATCCTCTTCAGAATACAATGGAATCACAAGCTCTTGATGTTAGCCAAGATTGCCATGAACTTGAGAATCAGAAGCTTAACAATGGAATAGTTGTTAACGGCAGTTCTTACCAATCTGAACAAACCCAAGGTTTTGGTGGAGAGTTAGAGAATGAACCACAAGTTGTCGGAGGTCTGGTAGGAGAGGATAATTTGGAGAAAGAACTTGTGATTTCTGTGGCCAAAAAGACCCAAGTTGCAGCAGATGTTGTCATAGAGACATTTCCAATAAAGCCGGTTACTGACAAATTATCTCTGGATGGAGATTCAGGTGAACCACAAGCCATTGCTGGAACTGTGAAAGAGAATGAAAGTGGAAATTTTGAAACAGTCAAGAATGTTGTTATATTGAATACGGAGGATATTGAAGAAAAGTCTTCTAAAATCGTGGATGAGGAAACTAATTCAATTGCAGAGGATGAAGAAGCTGACCCATCACCAAAAAGCCTGAATCACTATGCAACAGAAATTAGCAGTGTGCTGCGGGTTGATGATGATCGGACAGATCTGGAAAATAACGAAATTTTGCCTGCTGAAATGAAT CATGCGAGTGCTCCAAATATTATAGAAAATATCGAGGCCTCTATAAATGGCGGTCTTCAGGGGCAATCAATCTCTGAAGAACTTAGGGCAACTGGAAAGAAATCTGGTATCCAGAATGGTAGCAGCTCGAAAAAATCAAGTGATCCAACATTAGACAGAATTAATCT TGTGTCCTGGGAAACAACCACAGAAAGATCTGGCGGGCCACAAAATAATTCATTACTGAGCTTCGTCAAGGCATGTATTACTGCATTCGTGAAATTCTGGTCCGAATAA